One genomic window of Chelonoidis abingdonii isolate Lonesome George chromosome 5, CheloAbing_2.0, whole genome shotgun sequence includes the following:
- the LOC142046864 gene encoding uncharacterized protein LOC142046864 has translation MAELLAQARLPGKHQVRDDITSLPVPPLSVDSDFGIEISSVSEDVAEGEDGDEFEDEDDRGDSTQQSVNPNSQDLFETQESQSLRSQARSPDSEAMEATSAAHFSEVPMPSRGCAVIRRRKKKTRDEMFTEIIEVTRNERDKQNDWKDVVAKYRKDASERSERARQEDQRWREATLDLLRSQTDILQRMVELQEEQHSSRVPLQPLYNLPASPRPISPHQTFSAGNGLTGVTSQCAAKRFCLTPEGAIVN, from the exons ATGGCTGAGCTGTTGGCTCAGGCGCGCCTGCCGGGGAAACATCAGGTCAGAGATGACATCACAT cgctaccagtgccccccctgtccgtggattcagactttgggattgaaatatcaagtgtttctgaggatgtagccgagggggaagatggagacgaatttgaggatgaagatgaccgtggtgatagcacacagcagtccgtaaaccccaacagccaggatctttttgagacccaagaatcacagtccctgcgctcccaagcgagaagcccagacagtgaagccatggaagcgacctccg ctgcacatttctcagaagtccctatgccatcacgagggtgtgctgtgatacggcggaggaagaagaagacgcgagatgaaatgttcacagaaattattgaagtaacacgcaatgagagggataaacagaatgattggaaggatgtggtagcaaagtacaggaaagatgccagtgaacgatctgagagggctaggcaggaagaccagcgttggagagaagcaacgctggatctgctgcgttctcaaactgatatcctccaacgcatggtggagcttcaggaagagcagcacagtagcagagtgccactgcagcccctgtataacctccctgcaagcccacgtcccatatctcctcaccagacgt TTTCAGCTGGAAATGGCTTAACTGGTGTAACATCCCAGTGTGCTGCAAAGAGATTTTGTTTGACCCCAGAAGGGGCTATAGTTAACTGA